The genomic segment CCTCGCCGGTGAGCAGGGTGAATCCGCCGCTCCCCGTGGCCAGGCCGTATTGAAGGTGGGTGAGCGCCGTCATATGCCTGCTGCCGGGGTAGAAATACGAGGTGTCCGGCGTGATGGAAAAAGGGGCCTCCCGGAATCCCATCTCGAAATAGCAGGAGTTTATGTCCACAGCGTTCATAATCTTAATTCCTCGCTATCCTGGGCGATATGAACACCACCAGCTCTTTTTTGGCCTTGTTCGTGTATTTGCCGCGGAACAGCGCGCCAATCCCCGGTATGTCCCCCAAAAGCGGCACACCCCTGTTCGTGTCGTTCGTCTCTTCCTGTATCAGGCCGCTTATCACCGCCATCTCCCCGTCCTTTAGCCGCACCAAAGCCGACGATTGCTTTATCTCCACCGATGGGGCGTTTGCTGTATTGTTTGGCGATGTATACCACTCCAATAGTCTTGTCACCACTGGTGATACGTCCAACATGATCCATCCATCCGCCGATATCTGAGGAGTGATCGAAAGCACGGTGCCTATGGTTGTGTAGTTTGTTGTTGAACTATAATTAGGGTTGCCATTCGGATCGTAAGTAATCGTTGTCGTGAAATATGGCACTTCTTTTCCTACTTTTATTAGCGCTGTCTGATTATTTAATGTCAGTATCTTTGGTTGAGAAACGATTCTAATTTCCCCTTGCTCTTTCATTGCATTTAAAATCGCGTCAAAGTCTCCTCGAGCATAAGTTATGGCTATTGTAGGATTCTTACTCGATGTGCCAACAGGACTTATAAGAGGCGTGTCAGTCGGAGTTCCGAATTGATTACCAACTATGTTCGCCGATCTTATATATCCAAGATTACCGTCTATGTATATCTTGTTCCAGTTTATGCCAAGAGAGAAATCGTCGCTCAAGCTAACTTCGTATATCTTTGCCTCAATCTCTACTTGACGTAAAGCTGAACTAGTTAGGTTGTTTATAAAATCTTCTACCAGCTTAACGTTAGAGCTATAGTCCCGCACTTGAATCATGCCTGAAAGCTGGTTTATAACCACCTTGGCCTTTTCGGAAAGCATACCCTTGATTTGATCTTTAAGATCATCCCAGAATTTTGTTTTGGATTCTTGGGTAATACTTATATCGCCTGATTGACCACCACTACCGCTCTTACCGCTGCCTGATGTTACTTGAACTGTCGTGGTTCCTTTTCCTCCCCGATTCAACCAAACATAATCAATAACAAAAGTTTTAGTCTTAAATTCACGTACACGAATCAGACCACCTTCTTCTTCCCAATAATAATCATACGAATCAAGAATTGCCTCCATAGCTTTCTTAAAGGACAAACCTCTAAAGCTTACAGTTATTTTGCCTTCGACCTTGCGATCAGGAAGAATATTCAATTTGTACTTTGCCCCAAAGCGCGCAAGGGCGCTTTTTATTTCCTCTTCATCATAACTTATAAAAGTATAGGAGCTATCTGGCGGAAGCGGGGCCTCCGCGCCATCGGCGGAGCTCGTCTCGTCCAGCAGCATCCTGTCCCGCAGGTTTATCGGCGGAGCCTTGCCGGCCGGCCCGGCCTTCGCCGCTCCATCGGCGGCCGCTTCCGGTTTCGGCTCGACGGTGGCGCATCCGGAGGTTGACACGACGGCGGCCATCATCATCACAATCGCCACCGCGGCGTTTTTCAATCTGTCGCTTCTTGATTTCATTTTGTTAACATCGTTCATTGGCCTGGTTTATTGAATTCCTTTGAATGCGGCGGAACCTGGGCCGCCCCGGTTCCAGGCGAAGGTGATGGTCTCGCGTCCCAACGGCCCCGCCACCGTCACCTCTTCCGGCGCGATGCCGATCACCCTGTAATTATCAACGTTCTGCCCCACCTTCACAAATGATTTATTGATGCTGGCCGCCCTGTAGCCCGGCTCTATCACTATCGCGGTAAGTTGCAGCATATCTTTCGCCTGTTTCGGCCTCTCCGCCGCCGCCCCAATCGGCGAAAGCGGGACCGAACTGAACGGATCCCGCCTTGGCGCGGGCGCCCATCCCGCCGCCGAATAGTCAATCGCAAGCGCCGCCGTCACCACTGGCGCTGCCGGAGCTTTGCCGGGTGTGGCCGCTCCCGCGTCGGCCACCTGCTCCGGCGGCGGGGCGCTTTTGGGCATCAGTGGCCGTATCACGTTTATGTAAACGATGAGCGCCGCCACCAGCGCCATCGCCCCCACCACTATTGGATTGTTAAGAAGCCGCTTCATGCCTTGCCGTCTCCGTGGCCGTCTTCTGCTCTTCCATAAGCCCGCCGCCGTCTCCCGTGAATCCGACCCATATTTCCAGCCGCGCGTCCATCTCCGAGGCGCTCTCTCCGCTTCCAGTCATCGCAACGTTCCGTATGTCCGCCCCTGCGTAGAATTTCTCTATGTCCCGCAGAAACTCCATGAACTCCATGTAGCCTGCTTTTCTTGACGCAACCTGCGGCGCCCCGCCGGCCGCATTCACCGCCGCTCCGCTTTTAAGCTTTATGTTCACCGGCACAACGGCTATGGCGCTCACGTCCTCCAGCGATTTCATCTTGTCTATCGTGTATGTCATCCCCACGCCGGCCGCCGCCGCCCGGTCGCTCAAAAACTCCAGCCACGCCGATACGTCCTCGTGGTTCTTGAACAGCACATTGCGCAACGCGCTCCACGCCGCCTCGGTCTTTTCCACCTCCTGCTGCGGCCATGACAATTTGTACCTGTCCAGCTCGGAGTCCAGCGCGTAGATTCCGGCGATATCCACCCCGATCTTTTTTATCATTGGATACCGGAACGCCAGCGAAAACCAGATTATCCCCACCGGCACGGCCAGCGCCGCCACGAGCATAACCCGCCCCTTCACGTCCGGATGGAACAGTTTTGAGCCGACGACGTCCAGAAATTCCAGCGCTTTTTTCTTCATCGTATTTTTCCCGACATCACAAACTTGCTTTTCCCGGAGGAACCCGCCACCCCTTTCATAAGGTCCTCGGTCCACTTCTCCCGCCAGCCTTTCACCACCGTCATGTGATACGGCCCGTTCGCAAGCTCCGCCTCGAATTCCTTGAGCGACTTGGCCGCGTCCGTGTGCCCCTTTTCCTCGTTCCCTTCAAGCTTCACCGTCCAGCCCCCCTCGTCGGCGGTTATCTCCGCCTTGGTCAGCGAAAGGCCGTCCGGCAAAACGTTTCCAAGATATCCGAGAAGGTATGCCGGGGCAGGGGGCTTGCGGTTCTTGTCAAACTTGTCCGTTGAGGTCTTCATCACCACATACCGCCGCGCCTTGCCCTCCCACTCGTCATGCTCTTTTGATATGTCCGAGAACATGGACCTGGCCTTTAAAAACGCCGTCCGTTTGGAAAGGATCATATACTCCATCAGCGCCGCCCAGCCAATGGCCACCACCCACAGCGCCGCCACCATCCCCGCCATCACCTTCACCATCAGGTCGCGCCGATGCTTGGTCTGCACCCCAATAGGGATCAGGTTGCTTTCGTCCTTCGGCAATATCTTAAGCGCGGCCTTGATAAGCTTCTGGTCGCCAAACGCTATCCCCGCTGGCTCCACCGGCACGTCCACCCTCGGCCCGATGGAACTGACAAATTCCTCCGGAAACCCGCCGAGCAGATACACTTTCGCCGCAGCCGCGCCGAACTGCTGCTTTGCGAAAAGCAGCGACCGGTTAAGCTCCCTTCCGGGCCTGTCGAAATCTTCTTCTTTCGCGGTGTCGCAATTCAGGAACCGTTCGAAAAGTATGGACCCGTCCCCCCGGCCTATCACCAGCGCCAGCTTCGGGCCTGCCTGGGTGACAAAGCCTGCCATCTCTTCGTTTTCCTTCAAAAGCTTTGGCGCCTGCCTCCCCATCACCGTGATAAGCGGGAACATCTGGAGCGGGTTGAATCCCATCTCCTGGCATATCTTGATTATCCCGTTCAGGTACGCCGCTTCCACGATGTTCAGGATTATCACGCTCCCACCCTTTGGGGAGTCCGCCTTGGCGTAGCTGAACATCGCGGGGCCTTCAAACGTCTTCTCCTGCTCCACGCGGCGGTTCAGAAAAAGTTTCAGGTCGCGCTTCGACAAGGTTGGCGCCTGCACGAACACGTGGTTCACATGGTCGTTCTCAATGACGAAGCTTATGAAGCTGTGGGTGTATTTGAGTTTTTCGACGGTCTCGGTGAGGGCGTTCTTGAACGAATCAAGATCGTCCACCGGGTCCGGGCAGTCCCATTGCGCTCCGGTCTCCCCCCTGTGGAACACGGAGGCTGTGAACCTCCCGAACAAAAGGCTTACGCCGAGGATGTTAAGTTTCATTTACGCCAACCTATCCTGTTTCTCCCCCTGCCAGAGGGGGAGTTGCTCCGAAGGAGCCGAGGGGGTGGGAGTTTACGATAATTGTTTTACCACCCCTGCGGCTTGCGCCGCCACCCCTCCTTGTAAAGGAGGGGAAAGATGAACCACGCCTCATCCCCATCATCGCCCCCACATCGCCGGCGGCCCTGGCGAGAACCAGAAACTGTCGGAAGCGTTAACGAAGTACACAGAGATAGGAGTAGTGGAGGTGTCCCTCTCGTACAAATTTAGCTTGGTTTTTTCCAGAGCGTATATTGTAGCGGGAACATCCACATTTATTGCCTTTAGGCCATCATCATCAAGACTATAACCAGTTGTGGCCGAATAATCGACCTCCACATCCACCGTGCCGGAAGCGGATGCGGAAGTAGCTGATACAGTCATCCACGTAACCGTATTATCAACAACTGTTGAACCAGCGGCGACTGGCCACGCCGGAGCTGTTGCCGCACTTGTGCCGCCAACTGACGCAATGTAGTAAAAACCGTTGTATGGGCTTGAGCTCACGACCTGACCTGTAAAATAAACCGTGTTTGCCACCCATATCGCATATAACGGATGAGTTAAAGTCATTGTTACATTTAAGGGCGCTGAAGCGGTAAGGCCACTCATACACCACCCTGTTGCTCCAGTACAAGTTGCGCCAACTCCAGTAGCGCAACTTCCACCGTTCTTTAGACAGCCTCCTGAATCCACAAATCCGCCGCTTCCGGCGTTAGCTGTGGCAACGGTTCCAAATGATGCGGCTCCAGATGAAATTGCCACACTTATTGGTGTGCCACTGGTATCAGGTGAATTTGTTTGAAACGCATAGACGTTATACCTGAGGGTGGAAACAGTCAGTGGGGCCGTTGCGCTGCCGGAAACTGTTATTACAGGTTGAACCGTGCCGCTCGCCGCAGCAACAAAACTGGTCCTTCCTGGCGACGTGCTCTTGCGGTTGCTAAGTGAGATTGTGTTGAACATGTGATCAAGGTTGATCCGCTGCATCCGCACATCTTTGGCCTGTTCGCTGGTGCTTATCCCTGTTATACCGGCTGTTGTAAGAGAGGTCACAGTGTATCCGTCCCAATCCCATAGTGCCTGGAAGTTGGTGTTGACCATGCTGCCACTTGCAGGCCCGGTTATATTAGCCCCCACACTTGATACTATTATTATCCTTGGGCGGGTTTGCGTGCCGGTAAGCGCTCCTGCTCCATCCGATCCTTGCGAAAAAGGAATGGTGGGGAAACCATTGGCATCCCAATAATAATATCTGGTGTTTCCTCTTTCATTAGTGGTCACCTTTGCCAACGCAAGTCCTGTGGCGCTTGCTATTGCTGTTGACCAATCAGGAACCGCAGGGAGGTATGGATACGTTCCTATTGTGCCCGAAGCCGCAACAACCATTGTCCCCGGGATCACCCTGTATTGGGTTATATAATTCTCAAGACCCGCCGCTATTGTCTTAAGGTTATTTTCCTCCGCGTCGCCGGAGGCCCGGTTGATCTCCTGTATCACGTTTGGCAGGATCATCGCCGCAAGAATGGACAGCACGGCCAGCACGCCTATTATTTCTATCAGCGTAAAGGCCGCACGGCGGCGAAGTCCGTTGAACATAATCTTGACCTGTTTCAGTTTTTATCCCGGCCCCGCTTTGAAGGGCGTGAGCCGGGATCATGTTTATGTAGGGGCGACCCGCCGGGTCGCCCGATTGGGCGATTCACCGAATCGCCCCTACAGTCCGGATACCGGATCAACTCCGGCATGACAATAGATGATTACTTGATCGGCCTTGGTTTCATGCCGGGTTGTTGCGACGAACTTTTCGAACTCCCTGTGGAAGGAGCGGTCTGGTTCGTCAGCCTCGGTTGCTCTATCGTTTTCAACGTCTGTCCACCGCTGGTACTCGTCCCCCCGGTAGTCCCACCCGAAGTTGACGTGCCGCCGCTCGTGCCACCGCTTGATGTCCCGCCCGACGTTGATGTGCCGCCGGATGTGGAACTTGTCGAACCACCGGAAGTGGAACTGCTCGTGCCGCCTGATGTGCCGCCGGACGACGAGCTGGATGTCGAACCGCTCGACGAGGAAGATGATGAACTCGATGAGCTTGACGAACTTGATGAGCTGCTGGATGAACTTCCGGATGAGCCGCTCGACGAACTGCTTGACGAATCGCCATGTCCGTCATCGCCTTTATCGTCCTTTTTACCACTATCCTCTTTCTTGTCATCGTCTTTTTTCTTGTCGCCGGCGAACGCAACGCCGCTTGTCCCAAGGCATATGGCCAGCGCGGCCGCCAACACAAGTTTCCCCGCCGTCTCCGTCAAACTGCGAAATATAGCCTTTCTCATGAATGCCCTCCGGTTATGAGTTTTTCTGTAAAGTGATCCTGGTTGCAGTCATCGTTTTATCCCGCCCATAAGGCTTAATATCGGCATGAATATCGCCAGCGCAGTGAAACCGACAATCCCTATCAGAAACAACATGATCGCAGGTTCCATGATACCGAAAATCCGCTTCACCCGTCTTGGTATTTCTTCATTGAAGTATCTGGATATGTTGTCCAGCGCCGTGCCGATGTCCCCCGTGGCCTCGCCAACGGAGACCATCCGCAGCACGATCGGCGGAAAAACGTTCCCTTTCGCGAAACTCTCGCTTAGCATTATCCCTTCTTCCACGTCCGACTTGGCCTGGACTATCAGTTTTTCGAACACCTTGTTCCCCACCACCTCTTCGCACAGCGAAAGGTTCTGCAATATCGGCAGGCCTGCCTTGAACAGTGTGGAGAAGTTCTGCGAAAAACGGGATATGGCGAACATCCGGTTCAAATCGCCGAACACCGGCAGGTTGAGCTTCATATTGTCCCACTGGAACAAAAAAGCCGGCCACTTTTTTTTCAACATGCGCACGATGAATGGAAAAGCAATCGCCGCTATTATCCACATCCACCATGTGGCCACGAAAAATCCGCTTATAAGCATGATCAACCTCGTCGGCAACGGCAACGGGATGTTCAACGCCAGCAGCACCACGATAAACCTTGGCACCACGAAGGTGAAAAGGATCGTTATG from the Nitrospinota bacterium genome contains:
- a CDS encoding type II secretion system protein is translated as MFNGLRRRAAFTLIEIIGVLAVLSILAAMILPNVIQEINRASGDAEENNLKTIAAGLENYITQYRVIPGTMVVAASGTIGTYPYLPAVPDWSTAIASATGLALAKVTTNERGNTRYYYWDANGFPTIPFSQGSDGAGALTGTQTRPRIIIVSSVGANITGPASGSMVNTNFQALWDWDGYTVTSLTTAGITGISTSEQAKDVRMQRINLDHMFNTISLSNRKSTSPGRTSFVAAASGTVQPVITVSGSATAPLTVSTLRYNVYAFQTNSPDTSGTPISVAISSGAASFGTVATANAGSGGFVDSGGCLKNGGSCATGVGATCTGATGWCMSGLTASAPLNVTMTLTHPLYAIWVANTVYFTGQVVSSSPYNGFYYIASVGGTSAATAPAWPVAAGSTVVDNTVTWMTVSATSASASGTVDVEVDYSATTGYSLDDDGLKAINVDVPATIYALEKTKLNLYERDTSTTPISVYFVNASDSFWFSPGPPAMWGR
- a CDS encoding type II secretion system F family protein, with the protein product MPDYQYKAIDNAGNSVTGVMTAGDMRSLEGKLTEIDCFLVDATESALGAAGSKKGRRKKIKRRDIIDFCIQMESLLSAGVTLLETVKTLAKESPNARLGEILADVARNVEAGYSFHEAMANHPTLFSPQAMSMIRAGEQSGSMPQTFREITKYLEWIDRLMGDIKQATIYPVAVLSFLVIFITILFTFVVPRFIVVLLALNIPLPLPTRLIMLISGFFVATWWMWIIAAIAFPFIVRMLKKKWPAFLFQWDNMKLNLPVFGDLNRMFAISRFSQNFSTLFKAGLPILQNLSLCEEVVGNKVFEKLIVQAKSDVEEGIMLSESFAKGNVFPPIVLRMVSVGEATGDIGTALDNISRYFNEEIPRRVKRIFGIMEPAIMLFLIGIVGFTALAIFMPILSLMGGIKR
- a CDS encoding secretin N-terminal domain-containing protein; the protein is MNDVNKMKSRSDRLKNAAVAIVMMMAAVVSTSGCATVEPKPEAAADGAAKAGPAGKAPPINLRDRMLLDETSSADGAEAPLPPDSSYTFISYDEEEIKSALARFGAKYKLNILPDRKVEGKITVSFRGLSFKKAMEAILDSYDYYWEEEGGLIRVREFKTKTFVIDYVWLNRGGKGTTTVQVTSGSGKSGSGGQSGDISITQESKTKFWDDLKDQIKGMLSEKAKVVINQLSGMIQVRDYSSNVKLVEDFINNLTSSALRQVEIEAKIYEVSLSDDFSLGINWNKIYIDGNLGYIRSANIVGNQFGTPTDTPLISPVGTSSKNPTIAITYARGDFDAILNAMKEQGEIRIVSQPKILTLNNQTALIKVGKEVPYFTTTITYDPNGNPNYSSTTNYTTIGTVLSITPQISADGWIMLDVSPVVTRLLEWYTSPNNTANAPSVEIKQSSALVRLKDGEMAVISGLIQEETNDTNRGVPLLGDIPGIGALFRGKYTNKAKKELVVFISPRIARN